The stretch of DNA GAGGTACTGACGCGAGGGATACAGCGCATACAGGTTCATCTCCTGCAGCGTGTACTGCGGCAGGATCCAGACCAGCTCGCCGCTGCGAAAACGGCTGATCGCCGAGAAGACGGGTAGCACGCTGACCCCCATTCCCTCACAGGTCGCCACCGCCATCGCCTCGGCGACATTCACCTTGAATGCCGCCGAGGCGAGAGTAAAGCTCTCCTGGCCGTTCGGGCCACTGAAAACCCATTCGTTCGACGGATAAATCGGTGTCACCATCTGCAAACAGGTATGCTCGGCGAGATCCGCAGGCGTTTGCGGCACCCCATGGCGCTCGAGGTAATCGGGCGATGCGCAGGCAATGCTGAACACCGTGCCCAGACGCTGTGACACCAGCCCCGAATCCGGCAGCGTTTGCGCGAGCACCAACGCCACGTCATAACCTTCGTCCAGCAGATCGGGCGCGCGTTGCGCCAGGGTCAATTCGATTTGCACATCAGGATAACGTTGCTGGTAGTGGCCCACGGCCGGCACGATGTAATGCTGGCCGCAGCTTGTCATCGAATGCACCCTGAGCCGGCCGGATGGCCGTGCATGAGCGTCGCCCGCTTCAGCCTCCGCCTGGTCGACATACGCCAGAATCTGCTCGCAACGCTGCAGGTAATGCGCACCGGCCTCGGTCAGCGCGATGCGCCGGGTCGTGCGGTTCAGGAGCCGGGTGCGCAAATGCGCCTCCAGATCCGACACCGCGCGCGAGGCATAAGCCGTCGTCGTATTCAGATGCTGCGCCGCCCCTGTGAAACTACCGGCCTCCACGACCCGTACAAACACTCGCATGTTTTGAAGCGTATCCATACCTGCTCACCCTCTTTTGCACCGTCTTCTAGACCGCTGGATTGTTGCATGAATTGAAATCATCATTATCTCAATCTCCGTAAAAATACATTTCATCTTTACGGGTTATTCGACAATCTCTCGAAAAATATAATACCGAACCAGCTTCTATCACCAATTCAAGGGGTAAATCGTGCAGTCTCCGGTACCAAGAGGGATCGCCACCCTGGCGTTTCTTGCGATCTCATTAACAATCACCGGCTGCGCCAGTACCCGGGGAATCGCGCCGCAAGCCGCCGGGCTCGACCCCATGTCGCTCGATGCAGGCGCGGCGCTCCGTGCCGCCAATGCCGACGCCCAGTGGCCGGCCGCCGACTGGTGGCAGGTCTATCGTGATCCCCAGCTTGATGCCTGGATCGAGACCGCCCAGGCCGGCAACCCCACCCTTGCCGCCGCCCAGGCACGCGTGCGCGAAGCACTGGCCATGGCGGGCGTGGCCCGCTCGGCGCTGGCGCCGCAAATCGACGCTCACCTGTCAATCCAGGGCGAGCACTGGCCCGACAACGTGTTCTACGGCCCCGGCCCGCTCGCCAGTCAAAACACCTGGAATAACACCGGCATGATCGGCCTCAGCTATCACCTCGACCTCTGGGGCAAGGATAAAAACACCGCCGAACGCGCACTCGACACCGCCCATGCCCGTGCCGCCGATGCCCGCGCCGCCCAGCTTGAGCTGCAAGCCAACATCGTGAGCGCTTATATCAGTATGTCGCTGCATTACGCGCTGCTCGATATCGCCAAGGCGACCCTTGGGCAACAGCAGCAAATCGTTGATTTCGCCCTGCGCCGCCTGAAGGGAGGGCTGGGCACGCAGCTCGAACTCAGCCAGGCGCAAACGCCGCTGCCGGAATATGAACGGCAGATCGACGCCCTCGAGGAAGCCATCGCACTCGATCGCAACCAGCTTGCGGCGCTCGCCGGCAAAGGGCCCGGCGCGGCGGACACGCTGCGGCGTCCAGCGCTGGCGGCTACCGCCCCCGCCGGCCTGCCGTCCACCTTGCCCGCCGAACTCATCGGCCACCGGCCTGATATCGTCGCGGCCCGCTGGAGCGTGGCGGCGCAAGCGCGTGGCATCGACGTCGCACACGCCAACTTTTATCCCGATATCAACCTGCTGGCATCGGTGGGGGGCTATGCCGCGATGGGGCCGCTCTTCCAGTTCATGCATGGCTCCAATGGCAGCTGGAGCGCGGGCCCCGCGCTCTCGTTGCCCATCTTCGATGGCGGCCGGCTGCGCGCCGAGCTGGGCGCGGCCGCGGCGGGTTACGACGTGGCTGTCGAGCGCTATAACCAGACGCTCGTCACCGCACTGCGAGAGATCGCGGACCAGGTGGTGCGGATACGCTCGCTCGCTACGCAAGAAAAAGATGCGCAACGCTCGGTGGACGCGGCACGCAAAACCTACTTGCTCTCCAGAACAGGCTATCAGCGCGGTCTGACCGACTATCTGAATGTGCTGGTCGCGCAAAGCCAGTTACTGCGGGCTCAGGAAGGCGTGGCACGCATTCAGGCCCAGCGTCTGGGCGCGCATGCCTCGCTGGTCACGGCGCTAGGCGGCGGCTTGATCCACGCCAGCGACAACCCGGATGCTGGCGAAATGCTGCCCACGAAGGGCAAACAGGCCCCCGCGCCCGTTGCCACAGCGGCGCCTGCCTCAGTAAGCACCCCAGTGACGACCCCAGCGGCCATTCCAGCGGCCGCCCCTCCCCCCACCGCGGCCCCCGCGCCTTAAGCCCGGAGGCACCTGATGTCCGCGTCTTCTTCCTCTCCCACGCCACCGGTACAGCCGCGGCCGCTGGCGGCGCTCTATGACGCCGCCGCCGACTGGGCCCGCACCGATGGCCGCACCTGGCTTTACCTGTTCAAGGCCATCTCCGCCGCGCTGCTCGCGCTGGGCATCGCCATGAAGCTCGATCTGCCCCAGCCGCGCAGCGCGATGACCACCGTGTTTATCGTGATGCAGCCGCAAAGCGGCATGGTGCTGGCCAAAAGCTTCTACCGCATCTGCGGCACGCTGGTTGGCCTCGTCGTCATGCTGGCGCTGCTTGGCCTCTTCGCCCAGCAGCCCGAAATGTTCATCATCTCGACCGCGATCTGGATCGGCATCTGCACGGCGGGCGCGGCGCGCAACCGCAATTTCCGCTCATATGGTTTCGTGCTGGCAGGCTATACCGCCGCGCTGATCGGTATTCCCGCGTCACAACATCCCGATGGCGCGTTTTTGTCGGCGCTCACGCGCGTGGTCGAAGTCATTCTGGGGATCATTTGCGCCGGAGCAGTCAGCGCCCTCGTGTTCCCGCAGCAAGCCGGGCATCAAATGCGCTCAACCGTGCGCGCCCGCTTTGGCGCGTTTGTCGAATATGTTTCGGCCTCGCTGTCCGGGCGCGCGGACCGCACGCAGATCGAAGCCACCAATGCCCGTTTCGTCAACGACATCGTGGGCTTCGAAGCCACGCGTAGCGCCGCCGTGTTCGAGAGCCCCGAAACACGCATGCGCAGCGGCCGGCTGTCGCGGCTCAACGGTGAATTCATGACCGCTTCAACGCGGTTTCATGCGCTGCATCAACTGATGAACCGCCTGCGCGACACTCACGCGCTCACCGCCATCGAAGCGCTCGAGCCGTACTTCAAGGAAATCGCGCCCTTGCTGTACAAATCGGGCAAACCCGTGCTGAGCGCCGCCGATGCCGCTCAAGCGGCGAATCAGCTCGAAGCCTACAAAAGCGCGCTGCCCAAACGCATTCGCGCCACGCGGGCCACGCTCGAGGCTCAGCCCGAGGTGCCGCTGCTCGACTTCGATACCGCTGCCGAGCTGCTCTACCGTTTCGTCGATGACCTGCACGCCTACGCGCAAACCTATGCCTCGCTGGCTGTCGACAGCCATGCGCGCGAACGCTGGATCGAGCGCTACGAGCCCAAGACCAATCTGCTCTCGGCGGGCGTAGCGGGATTGCGCGCAACCGTGGTGATGATCATTCTGGGCGCGTTCTGGATTGCCACCGCCTGGCCAAGCGGCGCCACGCTCGTACTCAACGCGGCGGCGACCTGCGCTCTTGCCTCCTCATCGCCGTATCCGACGCGCACCGCCTGGCAGATGGCCGCCGGCACGCTGCTCGCCACCTTGATGGGGCTGGTGCTGGAGTTCGCCGTTTATCCGCGCATCGACGGTTTTCCGCTGTTGTGCTTCGCGCTGGTACCGTTCCTGGCGATTGGCGTGTTCATGACGACGCGCCCGAAGCTGGCAGGCTATGGCGTCGGCTATTGCATCTTCCTGTGCTTCCTGGCGGCCCCGGACAACGTGATCCGCTACGATCCCACTGGCTTTCTCAACGATGCGCTCGCGCTGCTTTTATCGATGACGGTCTCGTCGATCGCGTTCGCGGTGCTGCTGCCGCCGTCCAACCCGTGGCTACGCAACCGGTTGCTGGTCGATCTGCGCCGCCAGGTCGTGCTGGCCTGCCGGGGCAGTCTTACCCGGCTGCGCAGCCGTTTCGAAAGCGGTGCGCGCGACCTGATGTTCCAGATCAACGCGGTTGCCGAGGGTGAACCCCAGCTCAAACACGACACGCTGCGCTGGCTGTTCGCGGTGCTCGAAACCGGCAACGCGATCATCGATCTGCGCCGCGAGATCGCCGCGTTACCCGGCGACACCCGCTATAGCGCGGCCATGCCGTGGCAGGCAGCCGTACGCGCCATGAATGCCGCCGTCGCCGCGCTCTTTCGCCAGCCGCGCCCGGAGCGGCTCGATGCAGCGCACACGGCGACCGCGCACGCCATCGCCGAAGTCCAGCAATTACTGGGCAGCTTCACGCCCTCGCGCGAGGAGCGGCATCAGGTGCAACGCGTGCTGAGCCATCTACACTTTATCCGGACAGCGCTGCTCGACCCGCAGTCCCCCCTGGCGGCGCTCGCGGGCAAGCCGCAATCCCACGAAGGAGTTTCCCGTGCCCCGTGAAATCGCTGTTCTCGACGCCTATGTGCCTGCCATCGTGCTGCTGTTCATCGCGGGCGCTTTCCTCACCTGGCTGCTTGACCGCGTCCTCGCCCAGACCGGGCTGTACCGCATGGTCTGGCATCCGTTCCTGTTCCGGGCCAGCGTGCTCGTCTGTATCTGTGGCGTGCTTGGGCTCGCCGTTTACCGTTGATTAGAGTCAAACCATGACCATCCGAAATATTCTGGGCTTTGTCGCAACGGCCATCGTTTTCATCGTCGCGCTTCTGATTGGCCGGACCTTGTGGGTCTATTACATGGACGAGCCCTGGACCCGCGACGGCCGCGTGCGCGCCGAGATCATCACGGTCGCGCCAGACGTATCGGGCGCCATCGTCGAACTACCGGTGCATGACAACCAGCCGGTCAAAAAAGGCGACCTGCTGATGCAGATCGACCCGGCGCACTACCAGATCGCGGTCGCCCAAGCCGAAGCCGCCGTCGCCGCACGCGCGGCCGAGCTGCAAATGCGCCGCGACGACGCGCGCCGGCGTGCGGACGTCGACAGCCTCGTGGTATCCAAAGAATCCCGCGAGAACGCCACGCATTCGGCCTCCACTGCCCAGGCGCAATACCAGCAGGCACTGGCGGCACTGGATGCGGCCAAGCTGAACCTGGCGCGCACGCGGGTGGTATCGCCAGTTGATGGCTATGTCACGAACCTGAGCGTTTATCGCGGCAACTATGCCAATGCCGGCGTAGCGAAGCTGGCGATTGTCGATAGTCATTCGTTTTGGGTGTATGGCTATTTCGAAGAAACCAAGCTGCCGCGCGTGAAGATCGGGGCGAAAGCCGAAATCCGGCTCATGAGCGGTGGCGTGTTGCAAGGCCATGTCGAAAGCATTTCGCGCGGCATTTACGATCGTGACAATCCACAAAGCCGTGAGCTGCTGGCAGATGTGAACCCGACCTTCAACTGGGTGCGGCTGGCGCAGCGCGTCCCGGTGCGCATCAAGATCGACAAGGTGCCCGACGGCATCACGCTCTCCTCGGGCACGACCTGCACCGTGGTGGTGTCGCCCAGCTGATAGCCTCACGGGGGCCGGGGGCCGGGACAAAAGGACAAACGGCGGCACTGACGGAGCCGCCTGCGCGCCTGCCTGTGCGGCAAGGATGATTCATGCCAGGGCGCGGGGCGGGGCTTCCATGCCGCATTGCACGCTTGCGTGCCAGATATGACAAAATGCCTCGCATTCCGCTCTTTCAGGGAAGTTCTGGCAAGTCAGGCGTTCCCACCCCTTCTTCCGTTATCACCCATCCCATGCAATCCAGCCTTAATCAAAGTGCGCCCTCCGCCGCTCCGGCGCTGCAGCGCACGGTCTACCCGATCCTTGGCGCCATCAGTTTTTCGCACCTGCTCAACGACATGATCCAGTCGCTGATTCTGGCGATTTACCCGATGCTGAAGAGCAATTTCTCGCTCTCCTTCGCCCAGATCGGCCTGATTACGCTGACCTACCAGATCACGGCCTCGCTGCTGCAGCCGCTTGTCGGCATGTATACCGACAAGCACCCCAAGCCCTATTCATTACCGGTCGGCATGGGCTTTACGCTGAGCGGCCTGTTACTGATGTCGGTCGCGCCCAGTTTCCCCTTGCTGCTGGTTGCGGCCGCGCTCGTGGGCTGCGGCTCCTCGGTGTTTCATCCGGAATCGTCGCGCGTGGCGCGCATGGCCTCGGGAGGCCGGCACGGGCTGGCGCAGTCGCTGTTTCAGGTGGGCGGCAATGCCGGTTCGGCGCTGGGGCCGCTGCTTGCCGCGCTGATCGTGATTCCGCATGGGCAGCGCAGCATTGCCTGGTTTTCGCTCGCGGCGCTCGTGGCGATGGTCGTGCTGACGCAAATTGGCCGCTGGTACAAACAGCATCCGTCAAACCGCAAGGCCCGTGGCGCGCAAGCTGTACAGGCCAGCTTGCCGCGCAATAAGGTGCTGCTGGCGATGGGTGTACTGGTGCTGCTCGTGTTTTCGAAATATTTCTATCTGGCCAGCATCAACAGCTATTTCACGTTTTATCTGATCGACAGGTTTCATTTGCCGGTACAGGCCGCTCAGGTGCAACTGTTCCTGTTTCTTGCCGCCGTCGCGGCGGGCACGATCATCGGCGGGCCGGTAGGCGACCGGATCGGGCGCAAGTATGTGATCTGGGTCTCCATTCTGGGCGTCACGCCCTTCACGCTGCTGCTGCCTTACGCCAACCTGTTCTGGACCGGTGTGCTGAGCGTCGTGATTGGCGTGGTACTGGCTTCGGCTTTTTCGGCGATTCTGGTGTATGCGCAGGAGCTGATTCCAGGCAAGGTGGGGATGGTGGCGGGGCTCTTTTTCGGCTTTGCGTTTGGCATGGGTGGGATCGGTGCGGCCGTACTGGGCCATCTGGCCGATGCGACCAGCATCGCCCATGTTTACAAGATTTGCTCGTTCTTGCCGCTGATTGGCGTGCTGGCGATATTCCTGCCGGACGTTGAAGGTCACAAGGCTGTACCCGCCAAAGCGTGAGGCAATACGCATGCAATACGCACGCAATACACACGCAATACACACGCAACATGCACGAAGATCAAAGTGAGCGGGCTGCCAAAGAACCTGAACGCCTGGGCGTGAAAACCCGCATATTCCGGCTTGGCGGTTGCCCTCCATACTTTCCCGATCGCATGTATGCCTTGATATACCCCATATGGCTGCGTAGTTAAGAGATGCTTATCTGGTCGCAAGCCGTTATAGTAGGCGCAGTTTTCGCAGCGCCCTTTCACCCGCCATGGGTAAAATGGCGGCCAGCATCCGTTTCCCTAACCTGACTTGTCCATGCCTTCCGCAGAACCGCATCCGCAAAACGACTTCATGAACGCTGCGCGCAAAGAACGAAAGCGCGTCGAAATCTACCTCGTCAACGGCATCCGGCTGACGGGATGCATTGAATCGTTCGATCAGTATCTGGTAATGCTGCGCACACCTGTTGGCCTGCAAGGCATCTACAAGCGCGCCATCTCCACTATCCAGCTTGACATGGGCACACGCCCGGCCCCGCGCGCAGCCCGGCCGTCGCATGGCGAGCACACGCCACGCGGGCCGCATGGCTCACGCGATCATCGTGAACCACGTGAACCACGCGAGCCGCGCGAACCCCGTCCCTCCCACGAATCGCGTGATTTTTATCAGCCGCCACCCAGTGCTGAACGCGCTCCGGCAGATGGACCGGTCATCGTGACCCGGCGGCGGCGTCTGTTTGGTAACAATGGCAATAACGGTAATAACGGCAATAACGAGTAACCTGGTGCCTGCCGCAAGCACCGGGCCCGCCCGGTGGCAGGCGGCAGGTGGCATTTCATACCTCGCCTGATGTCGACGCCCTGAAACTCAAAACCCCCATGCGCACCAGCCATGGGGGTTTTGAGTTTCAGGGCGCTCATGTGCGCCGGTCAGCGCCAAGCTTACATGGCAACCGACGTCAAACCGACGTCATTTAGGCAGCCCGCTTTCCAGTAACTGCTGAAGTTCGTGCACCTGACGCTGGGCATCTTGCAATTGCGCCTGCGCCTGGCTCTTTTGCTGCTGTAGCGCGGCCGCTTCGGCACGCGTTTGCTGCTGCTGCTGAAGCACAATCGACTGCTGTTGCCGCGCAACGCTCAAATCCGCCTGCAAACGGTCCGCGCGTCCCTGCGACTGCGCGATCATGCGTTCAGTAAAGACTTTTTGCGCTTCCAGTTTCATCCGGCGAATTTCAATCTCCGCTAACTGCTGCGTCTGGCGCACGAAATCCTTGTAAATCAGATCGGCGCGGGTTTCGTCCTGAGTCTTGATCACACGCCAGAAACTCTTTTGCTGAAAAAGCGCGACGTAATAGGTCATTTCTTGCGCATCGAACAGAATGCTCGTGCCATAACTGCCGTTATAGGTTGTGCGCAATTCAACCAGCGTTGAGTTGCGAATCATCTGCTGCAACTGCGCCACATTACCTGCAGCCGACTGTCCTGCTTCATCTGCCGTCAGCGCAACCGCCGGCTGGTCCAGCGCCTGGCTAGACGGTAACTCCGGCAATGCCGTGTTTTGGGTCTTCACCGCGACGACGGCATGGCGGGATGTACCTCTCACATCTGCCGGCAAATACTGCCCTGATGCATGCTGTATTGCTCCGCTCACGATGAGCGCCGCCAACGCAGTCTGTCGGCATTTCGACTTGTAATTCATGTGATTCCTGCTTGAACAGTTCTTGTTTTAGGCGATCCGTCTCATTATTACTCACTTTCCCGGGTTTCGGGCTCTTCGTCGAAAATTTGATACTTGCGCATTTTTTCCCACAATACCTTGCGGCTAATCCCAAGATATTGCGCCGTGTCCTGTCGGCGCCAGCTATTCGCGTCAAGGGCCGTCAGCACGCGGTTGCGTTCACCCATGTCCCACTTGCTGCGATCCACCAGAACATCCGGGGTGGTTTCAGTCACGGCGGGGGTGCCGCTTGCCAGTGCCAGCAGACGTTGCAGCCGTGCCGCATCCCATACGCCGATCTGGCGCACCGTCACGCCAATGCGTTCGGCAAGATTGCGCAGCTCGCGCACATTGCCCGCGAAATACATTTCGGCCACCGCATCGGCCAGCCAGTACGGAATTCCGGATAACGCGGCCAGCCGCTCGGCCCCTACAATCGCCGTCACAAACATCTTGAACAAGGCAATCTTGTCACCCGCGCCGCGTTCTTCCAGCGAGGGAATCCGCAACTCGATCACCGCCAGCCGATAATACAGGTCCGCCCGGAACACACCATCCCTGACGAGTTGTGGCAAAGACTTGTTCGTCGCGGCCACCAGGCGGAAATCGAGCTTCACGGGCGTCGTGGCGCCAAGACGTGTCACCGCGCTATCCTCGAGCACGCGTAGCAGCTTCACCTGCTGATACAGCGGCAAATCGCCAATTTCGTCGAGAAACAAGGTGCCGCCGTCGGCCTGCTCGAAGTAGCCTTTATGCGCAACCACGGCGCCTGTGAATGAACCCTTCGCATGGCCAAAAAACAATGATTCGAACAGGCCATCTGGAATCGCCCCGCAATTCACGGCGACAAACGGACCTGCGCCATAGCGCGAATGCTTGTCATGCAAAAGCTGGGCAATGCGCTCCTTACCCACGCCGGTCTCGCCATGCACCAGCACGCTGGTATCGCAATCAGCAAAAGTATCGACCTCGTGCAGCAAAGCCTGCATGCAGGCCGAATGCGCGACCAGCTCGCTGGCTTCGGAAGGCCGTGCTGTATGTACCCGCAGTTGCAGCGCCAGTTTGGCAATCATGCCGCGCAACTCGGCACAGGTGAAATCGAGCGGCAGGATATGCGAGTACTCCGACGGATAGCTCGCTGGATCATGCTCGCGCGGCGCGGCCCCCACCCAGATCACGGGCATGCCATGCGTGGCGCGCCAGTCGCGTAGAACCAGCGCGCCACTGTCGATCACCGAGACGCTCACCAGCGCCAGCGAAGGCCGTGCAGCGATACGTTCTGGGGCAATCGCCCCATCGTCGGCGCGAATCACTTCGATATCGAAGCTCGCCATGCAACGGGCTACCCGTTCGAGAATGTCGGCCTTTCCCTCCCACACGTAGAGGTCGAGTTCATCAATTTTGGCGGGAGTTCTCATAGACCGTGATTCTTCTCTCAACATCAATAAACAAGCTGGGCCTGACTGCAGAGCAAGGTGCTGTCGTGGACTGTGCTGATGCCAATCTGCACGCCGAGC from Paraburkholderia hayleyella encodes:
- a CDS encoding LysR family transcriptional regulator; the encoded protein is MDTLQNMRVFVRVVEAGSFTGAAQHLNTTTAYASRAVSDLEAHLRTRLLNRTTRRIALTEAGAHYLQRCEQILAYVDQAEAEAGDAHARPSGRLRVHSMTSCGQHYIVPAVGHYQQRYPDVQIELTLAQRAPDLLDEGYDVALVLAQTLPDSGLVSQRLGTVFSIACASPDYLERHGVPQTPADLAEHTCLQMVTPIYPSNEWVFSGPNGQESFTLASAAFKVNVAEAMAVATCEGMGVSVLPVFSAISRFRSGELVWILPQYTLQEMNLYALYPSRQYLDAKIRTWVEFLRDELPATLAAEQEELRLFART
- a CDS encoding efflux transporter outer membrane subunit, producing the protein MQSPVPRGIATLAFLAISLTITGCASTRGIAPQAAGLDPMSLDAGAALRAANADAQWPAADWWQVYRDPQLDAWIETAQAGNPTLAAAQARVREALAMAGVARSALAPQIDAHLSIQGEHWPDNVFYGPGPLASQNTWNNTGMIGLSYHLDLWGKDKNTAERALDTAHARAADARAAQLELQANIVSAYISMSLHYALLDIAKATLGQQQQIVDFALRRLKGGLGTQLELSQAQTPLPEYERQIDALEEAIALDRNQLAALAGKGPGAADTLRRPALAATAPAGLPSTLPAELIGHRPDIVAARWSVAAQARGIDVAHANFYPDINLLASVGGYAAMGPLFQFMHGSNGSWSAGPALSLPIFDGGRLRAELGAAAAGYDVAVERYNQTLVTALREIADQVVRIRSLATQEKDAQRSVDAARKTYLLSRTGYQRGLTDYLNVLVAQSQLLRAQEGVARIQAQRLGAHASLVTALGGGLIHASDNPDAGEMLPTKGKQAPAPVATAAPASVSTPVTTPAAIPAAAPPPTAAPAP
- a CDS encoding FUSC family protein; translated protein: MSASSSSPTPPVQPRPLAALYDAAADWARTDGRTWLYLFKAISAALLALGIAMKLDLPQPRSAMTTVFIVMQPQSGMVLAKSFYRICGTLVGLVVMLALLGLFAQQPEMFIISTAIWIGICTAGAARNRNFRSYGFVLAGYTAALIGIPASQHPDGAFLSALTRVVEVILGIICAGAVSALVFPQQAGHQMRSTVRARFGAFVEYVSASLSGRADRTQIEATNARFVNDIVGFEATRSAAVFESPETRMRSGRLSRLNGEFMTASTRFHALHQLMNRLRDTHALTAIEALEPYFKEIAPLLYKSGKPVLSAADAAQAANQLEAYKSALPKRIRATRATLEAQPEVPLLDFDTAAELLYRFVDDLHAYAQTYASLAVDSHARERWIERYEPKTNLLSAGVAGLRATVVMIILGAFWIATAWPSGATLVLNAAATCALASSSPYPTRTAWQMAAGTLLATLMGLVLEFAVYPRIDGFPLLCFALVPFLAIGVFMTTRPKLAGYGVGYCIFLCFLAAPDNVIRYDPTGFLNDALALLLSMTVSSIAFAVLLPPSNPWLRNRLLVDLRRQVVLACRGSLTRLRSRFESGARDLMFQINAVAEGEPQLKHDTLRWLFAVLETGNAIIDLRREIAALPGDTRYSAAMPWQAAVRAMNAAVAALFRQPRPERLDAAHTATAHAIAEVQQLLGSFTPSREERHQVQRVLSHLHFIRTALLDPQSPLAALAGKPQSHEGVSRAP
- a CDS encoding DUF1656 domain-containing protein; the protein is MPREIAVLDAYVPAIVLLFIAGAFLTWLLDRVLAQTGLYRMVWHPFLFRASVLVCICGVLGLAVYR
- a CDS encoding efflux RND transporter periplasmic adaptor subunit: MTIRNILGFVATAIVFIVALLIGRTLWVYYMDEPWTRDGRVRAEIITVAPDVSGAIVELPVHDNQPVKKGDLLMQIDPAHYQIAVAQAEAAVAARAAELQMRRDDARRRADVDSLVVSKESRENATHSASTAQAQYQQALAALDAAKLNLARTRVVSPVDGYVTNLSVYRGNYANAGVAKLAIVDSHSFWVYGYFEETKLPRVKIGAKAEIRLMSGGVLQGHVESISRGIYDRDNPQSRELLADVNPTFNWVRLAQRVPVRIKIDKVPDGITLSSGTTCTVVVSPS
- a CDS encoding MFS transporter codes for the protein MQSSLNQSAPSAAPALQRTVYPILGAISFSHLLNDMIQSLILAIYPMLKSNFSLSFAQIGLITLTYQITASLLQPLVGMYTDKHPKPYSLPVGMGFTLSGLLLMSVAPSFPLLLVAAALVGCGSSVFHPESSRVARMASGGRHGLAQSLFQVGGNAGSALGPLLAALIVIPHGQRSIAWFSLAALVAMVVLTQIGRWYKQHPSNRKARGAQAVQASLPRNKVLLAMGVLVLLVFSKYFYLASINSYFTFYLIDRFHLPVQAAQVQLFLFLAAVAAGTIIGGPVGDRIGRKYVIWVSILGVTPFTLLLPYANLFWTGVLSVVIGVVLASAFSAILVYAQELIPGKVGMVAGLFFGFAFGMGGIGAAVLGHLADATSIAHVYKICSFLPLIGVLAIFLPDVEGHKAVPAKA
- the hfq gene encoding RNA chaperone Hfq is translated as MPSAEPHPQNDFMNAARKERKRVEIYLVNGIRLTGCIESFDQYLVMLRTPVGLQGIYKRAISTIQLDMGTRPAPRAARPSHGEHTPRGPHGSRDHREPREPREPREPRPSHESRDFYQPPPSAERAPADGPVIVTRRRRLFGNNGNNGNNGNNE
- a CDS encoding DUF2968 domain-containing protein, which encodes MNYKSKCRQTALAALIVSGAIQHASGQYLPADVRGTSRHAVVAVKTQNTALPELPSSQALDQPAVALTADEAGQSAAGNVAQLQQMIRNSTLVELRTTYNGSYGTSILFDAQEMTYYVALFQQKSFWRVIKTQDETRADLIYKDFVRQTQQLAEIEIRRMKLEAQKVFTERMIAQSQGRADRLQADLSVARQQQSIVLQQQQQTRAEAAALQQQKSQAQAQLQDAQRQVHELQQLLESGLPK
- a CDS encoding sigma 54-interacting transcriptional regulator → MRTPAKIDELDLYVWEGKADILERVARCMASFDIEVIRADDGAIAPERIAARPSLALVSVSVIDSGALVLRDWRATHGMPVIWVGAAPREHDPASYPSEYSHILPLDFTCAELRGMIAKLALQLRVHTARPSEASELVAHSACMQALLHEVDTFADCDTSVLVHGETGVGKERIAQLLHDKHSRYGAGPFVAVNCGAIPDGLFESLFFGHAKGSFTGAVVAHKGYFEQADGGTLFLDEIGDLPLYQQVKLLRVLEDSAVTRLGATTPVKLDFRLVAATNKSLPQLVRDGVFRADLYYRLAVIELRIPSLEERGAGDKIALFKMFVTAIVGAERLAALSGIPYWLADAVAEMYFAGNVRELRNLAERIGVTVRQIGVWDAARLQRLLALASGTPAVTETTPDVLVDRSKWDMGERNRVLTALDANSWRRQDTAQYLGISRKVLWEKMRKYQIFDEEPETRESE